The Eublepharis macularius isolate TG4126 chromosome 7, MPM_Emac_v1.0, whole genome shotgun sequence sequence TTCTGCCACGGTGCTAAGCAAGGCCACACGTCTGCTTCGGGTTCTAGCCTTTTCTAGCCGAGATGCAGGCGACATCTGTGCCGTGGTTTTTGGTGCGGTTTCAACGGGCTGATTTTCAGCGACTGAAACCAGGAATTGAGAAATTGGTATGATTGTAAGAGAGAAATTTGTTTCTAGAAAGGGTTGAAGGAATCACGACCGCAAAAGCACACTCACCCACATTTTGACGACTGCCGTCCTCATGCTCCTCCGGGATTTCATCCACCTGAGTCAAGTCCGAATCTGTGGGAATTCAAAGGAAAAATTTTTTCTGATGATTGTGTCAGAATAGAGATGCCAGAGGTTGAATCTGGTTTTCTAGTTGAAAGCGGCAACCAGTGAGAGCAGACAAAACTAGAGCGAGGTGGACTGAAAGGGCAAGTGCGGAGGCGAGTCTCACAGTGTGTGGATGCTGccacaattcagcccaaattattATAGTTAATGCTGTACATGTGAAAGGTTCCagattctatccctggcatctccagataaagagTCTTGTAGACAGAATTTGAGACTGACATTTCTCTGTCTAAGAACCTCAAGATATGTCACCAGCCCAGAAAGCAATATAATGAGTGACAGCACTTGGGGTTATGCCACTTCACAtgtcaatgaaccagcatttgtggTTTCCGGGGACACCATCCGCACTCAGAAGAGGGAACATCACGAAGTTAGCGCACATGTTCTCAAAGGCAATGCAAGATATATTCAAGCAATAAAACATGCATGTTTGGGCCAAGCAATAGTTCTTTGATTATGAAAAagcaggtttcccccccccccaaaaaaaggtgGGATTGGCAAGCCAGCCAATTCCGCCTTCAGTTTATTTTCTGAAAAATAGAGGCTGTGATGTGATCAAAGAAATTATTGCTTTTCCCAAACCTTCATgtgtggttgccagctctggtttgcgaaatccataaagatttgggtgCAGTGCCTGTGCATGGCAGAAGCTCAGCCACAGCATGCGATGTTATGCCATAGAATCTGTCCTACTTAGATGCCATCGTGCCCAGGGAAAACCCCCTTTGCAGTCCCGAGATCGGCCGTAATTCTTGGAAGATTCCAAgcccatctggagactggcaactttaAATGCTTGAACAGTTGAAGTGGCATACAAGTAAGAGCAAGGTAATAGAAAACAATTCTGTTCTTTGACAATGCAGAACTTGAGTTATGTGCTTTGTCGGTGCCCAACCTTCCACTGTGAATGTTGGGTGCACCCACGTGCACCGTCAAGCGAGAGATAGTTTTGGGGCTTTCTTTCTGTAATGACTTTGGCAAACATCATTTTTAAGCTGACTGTCTTCTCTACTGTGGAGGCCCTCTAAATCAATCATCCAAAGTAATTCAAATCAATTAAGTTAATTCATTGACAGTATGATCCTAATGCCCTTCTAAGACCACCTTTATCTAGAAAGAACAGAAATCCTCATGCCAACGGTGTCTCTGCCTTATGCACCCCATCCACTCTGCCAAATAGGATCATGGCACTCGATCTTACCTTCTTCTCCCACCTCTCCCCCATCACATGCTTCCATCAATTGTTCCTGGTCAGATGCAGCCCCTGGAAGAAACATAAGCGTAAGTTATATTTTGGAAAGTTTGGATATTAGTGATGCGAGTATGAATGGAAGACTCTTGTCAGAATAACATGTATTGTCCAGTGATGTGAACTCCCAAGTGGCTTGACGATGTCACAGGATAACAGGTTCCCACACATCTAATGTCACCGGTGCATGTCCAAACTTGTTGATTACTGTGACTTCAGGGTTGCTTCTGCTTGAGTTATTTTTCACGGAATAAATCTGCAGGTGAGCAAAGGATCACTTGAAAACTCCATACCCACCACATCCCCCCACCCTAGGCCCCTCTTCACACACCCACCATTACAAGTGCCAACACAGATAGATTGCTTTGGCAAGGGCATGACACCGGCAAAGTTCATAGGAAGAATGGGCATTGTCTATCTGTAACGTTATAACGTTTCGCCTAGTGGTCACATCCCTCCTTAGGATTCCGCCGCTTGACCCACAACAGCAGGAAACATACTTACCTTGATCGTTTGCTGTGACATCCACAGATTGTAGATTCAGGGTCACCATCGGGTGGCTAAACAGTTCCTCAGACCCCTCAAATTGAACTGGTCTCGGAGTGTCGGCGCGCGGAAGGGAGAGGCTTCTGGCCACCCGTTGTGGCCTGATGCTGGCATCGCCCCTGAAGATACGATGTAGCTGGGCATAATATGGGCACGTTGTGGGTGCATTTCCGGATTTGGAGTTGTGTGCCACCACTCGTTTGTATTCTTGGCGCATCGCTTTGGTCTTCGTCCGACATTCCAAAGCCGTGCGCTTGTGCCCTCTTGCCGCCATCTGCTCCGCGATCTTTTCGAAGACGTCTATGTTTCTGTGGCACATTGACAGTGACTCCTggaccttctcctctccccagaagtcGATGAGATCCagtgtctccctctccctccacgaCACTCCTCgtccagccattttctgcatcgCCATCTGAGCCGTTAGATAGACCAGGAATGAACTTCTCCCGCCCAGCAGTGCTCGAGCTCTCAATGGTCCGGCTTGGTCACATGACCCAATTTTCGTGTCTCGCAGCACGCAGCCCCCTCTCCTGATGTCGTTTTTGTTGTGTGATGAACgtttaaacattaaaatgttcAGTTTAAAGGGTGAGAAAAAAAAGGGATTTTGTGGCCATCGGGAGTTTGATTGTCGGAAAAAACATATGCGCACAATCATGACATGAATGACTCTCCCGCCAAGCATTGCTCGAGCTCTCACTGGTCCGCCTTGGTCAAATGACCCGATTTTCGGTTCTCGAGCAATgcccctcagcaaaaaaaaaaagggggaaagtggGATTTGTGGCTGTGCTGGAAGGCTGCTAATTGGAAAGAGCACAATCGGAGCGTCAGGGAAAATAGGTCAGGACTGGAATGAAGTAAACGCTTAAACGTTACTACCCCcactgaacagaaaaaaaatggcgGAATAAAATTTTTGAGAGCTGCGGCTGGTGGAAGTGGCTAGACCGGCAGACTGTCCAATCGGGGGTTAGggaagcaaaaaagggacaaaCGCTTTCACACTAGCATACTGCGGGCTGGGAGCCGTTTTGCAGCGAATGAACGTTAACTTCGCAGTATGTCCGCAGGAGGAAAAATCGGAGAAACCACTGACATGCTGCGGATTGGCATTCCATGACTCCTTCCTGAGTGTGAAATCCACAGAAACATGGGATGAAATACAGGTGCAAACGCGATCTAAAAACTGAGTGCGAAATGTATCTGagaagacccaacagtaccaacgatcaggagaaactgaatactcttgttattagctgcagcgaaaatgcttcttgtgttatactggaaacaagacagacttccaaaattgcagcagtggtaccagaaagtgtgggatatcttcaccatggagaaaatagcggattatcttcactc is a genomic window containing:
- the LOC129333919 gene encoding zinc finger and SCAN domain-containing protein 29-like; its protein translation is MAMQKMAGRGVSWRERETLDLIDFWGEEKVQESLSMCHRNIDVFEKIAEQMAARGHKRTALECRTKTKAMRQEYKRVVAHNSKSGNAPTTCPYYAQLHRIFRGDASIRPQRVARSLSLPRADTPRPVQFEGSEELFSHPMVTLNLQSVDVTANDQGAASDQEQLMEACDGGEVGEEDSDLTQVDEIPEEHEDGSRQNVVAENQPVETAPKTTAQMSPASRLEKARTRSRRVALLSTVAEKMLSQAEREENNNAKERKQTLTESREWRMQFLEAEQRRHEDTMREAQEDRKAFIEAQQQNFEGINRAVSALSSLTEILLGGNRELSHQAMPGQSSGRGSVHRSPQENPPRKRCRVIKPSKKFDL